A single Anatilimnocola floriformis DNA region contains:
- a CDS encoding ABC transporter permease, producing MLFSPLLANWLDSLHVEISDKFVCALTPVWILGIGAAVGLIFCAVIWGLMFGLSRIPVLGNLAANKQNARVVAAVLAVLLFVGTLAWWFQAGGQKAGLSIFDGILLLGGLGVGSWVVAMGVVTLLSRRAADEAWESVTEGVLTPFAVVVSVVALIGIFGTLFVRKPSEMFESLARWPALVSNGTVTQVLDVDPPAVDLNSSFEQAIKTNFRRDEVRQLQFTATQHLKVSSAPFDKPAANSFTLDLTPGETVTWRREGTATTPFAKPVVTELHVKNLGTGAAKLTMTRISTVANPEMTAAPVAALCVIGVFLVYLLQRTAMPKMTAVTLATAKTDFAQTVYLLVMAVGVFLLLLFIIMPMNTFGHDIKGMKTAGFALIPFLGLFVAIWSASTSLSEEIDGKTALTVLSKPVSRLDFILGKFTGIAWSTLFMVTVLGIVLLVGVAYKPVYDEREGADYTLTWQLCYFEMAQTVPGLVLVYLQVVVMTAISVAISTRLPFIPNLLICFTIWALGHLTPQLVQSQVVAEQLPPIVFFSQLIATVFPVLDHFDVQASVAGNRIVPLAYLGWCFVYATIYSTIAMLFALTMFEDRDLA from the coding sequence ATGCTTTTCTCTCCCCTTCTCGCTAACTGGCTCGATTCGCTGCACGTCGAAATCTCAGACAAATTTGTCTGCGCCCTCACGCCGGTCTGGATCCTCGGGATCGGGGCGGCCGTGGGGCTAATTTTTTGTGCCGTGATTTGGGGGCTGATGTTCGGGCTGTCGCGTATTCCCGTGCTGGGGAACTTGGCTGCCAACAAGCAGAACGCCCGCGTCGTGGCTGCCGTGCTCGCGGTGCTGCTCTTCGTCGGCACGTTGGCCTGGTGGTTTCAAGCCGGTGGTCAGAAGGCTGGCTTGTCGATTTTCGACGGCATTTTGCTCCTCGGCGGTTTGGGCGTCGGCAGTTGGGTGGTCGCGATGGGCGTGGTGACGCTGCTGTCGCGCCGGGCCGCCGACGAAGCCTGGGAATCGGTCACCGAGGGTGTGCTCACACCGTTTGCGGTGGTGGTGTCGGTGGTTGCCCTGATCGGTATTTTCGGCACCCTGTTTGTCCGCAAGCCAAGCGAAATGTTCGAGAGCCTCGCCCGTTGGCCGGCGCTCGTTTCCAACGGCACGGTGACTCAGGTTCTCGACGTCGATCCACCAGCCGTTGATTTAAACTCCTCGTTCGAGCAAGCGATCAAAACCAATTTCCGCCGCGATGAAGTTCGGCAACTGCAGTTCACCGCGACTCAGCACTTGAAGGTCTCAAGCGCGCCATTCGACAAACCGGCAGCCAACTCCTTTACGCTCGATCTCACCCCCGGCGAAACAGTGACCTGGCGACGCGAAGGAACGGCGACCACGCCGTTTGCCAAACCAGTCGTTACCGAGCTGCATGTGAAGAACCTGGGGACTGGCGCTGCCAAGCTCACGATGACGCGCATCAGCACGGTGGCCAATCCCGAAATGACGGCGGCCCCGGTCGCGGCCCTTTGCGTCATCGGCGTGTTCCTGGTCTACCTGCTGCAACGAACCGCGATGCCAAAGATGACCGCCGTGACCCTCGCCACGGCTAAGACCGACTTCGCTCAGACTGTTTACTTGCTGGTGATGGCCGTCGGCGTCTTTCTGCTTCTCCTCTTCATCATCATGCCGATGAATACGTTCGGCCATGACATTAAGGGAATGAAGACGGCCGGCTTTGCGTTGATTCCGTTCCTTGGTTTGTTCGTCGCCATCTGGTCAGCGAGCACGTCGCTGTCGGAAGAGATCGATGGCAAGACTGCTCTGACCGTGCTCTCGAAACCGGTGAGCCGGCTCGATTTCATCCTCGGCAAATTCACGGGCATTGCCTGGTCGACCTTGTTCATGGTCACCGTGCTGGGCATCGTGTTGCTCGTCGGCGTGGCTTACAAGCCGGTTTACGACGAGCGAGAAGGGGCCGATTACACGCTCACGTGGCAGCTCTGCTATTTCGAAATGGCCCAGACGGTTCCTGGCCTCGTGCTCGTGTACTTGCAGGTGGTGGTGATGACTGCGATCAGCGTGGCCATCTCCACGCGGCTGCCATTCATTCCTAACTTGCTGATCTGCTTCACGATTTGGGCCCTCGGCCATCTCACGCCGCAGCTGGTTCAATCGCAAGTAGTCGCTGAGCAGTTACCGCCGATCGTGTTCTTCAGCCAGCTGATCGCAACCGTCTTTCCGGTGCTCGATCACTTCGACGTGCAAGCCAGCGTCGCCGGCAATCGCATCGTGCCGCTGGCCTACCTCGGCTGGTGCTTTGTGTATGCCACGATCTACAGCACGATTGCGATGCTGTTTGCCTTGACGATGTTCGAAGACCGCGATCTGGCGTAA
- a CDS encoding PhnD/SsuA/transferrin family substrate-binding protein yields the protein MSNEGGAIPFCVMAGDDDKFGYEMEIIVPAKSSVKQPSDLKGSERVLFTSLYSHSGFKAPLSILWDEFDLHPERDYTPVFTVGQEKAIEEIIAGHGDAAPVASDFLQRTLSRADANANVVRSIYKSKTFPPACFAFGHQLQPDLAGKIRQAFLEFDWKGSSLEKAYAPAKQSKFVAVAYKETWQPVREVEEKIAALLKK from the coding sequence GTGTCAAATGAAGGGGGCGCAATTCCCTTCTGCGTGATGGCGGGCGACGATGACAAGTTCGGCTATGAAATGGAGATCATCGTCCCCGCCAAAAGCAGCGTCAAACAACCGAGCGATTTGAAAGGGAGCGAGCGAGTCCTCTTCACATCTCTTTATTCACACTCCGGGTTCAAGGCGCCGCTATCGATCTTGTGGGATGAGTTCGATTTGCATCCCGAGCGCGACTACACGCCGGTCTTTACCGTCGGCCAGGAAAAGGCAATCGAAGAAATCATCGCCGGCCACGGTGACGCAGCGCCGGTGGCGAGCGACTTTCTGCAACGGACTTTGAGCCGCGCTGACGCGAACGCGAACGTGGTCCGTTCGATCTACAAATCAAAAACCTTCCCGCCCGCCTGCTTCGCCTTCGGCCATCAATTGCAGCCGGATCTCGCAGGGAAAATCAGGCAGGCCTTCTTAGAGTTCGACTGGAAAGGGAGCTCGCTGGAAAAAGCGTACGCTCCCGCGAAGCAGTCGAAGTTCGTCGCCGTGGCGTACAAAGAAACCTGGCAGCCGGTGCGCGAGGTCGAAGAGAAGATCGCGGCCTTGCTGAAGAAGTAA